AAGTTATTATACACCGGGATTTGCTGCTGAGGTTGAGGAGGCGGAGGCTGAGACCCGATCATGGTGCATCCGTAGTTCAGAGTGACGTTCTGATCATTATAATTCGAAGAAAAACTGAAAAGATCCAAATTTAAGGTGGTGTTGCGGAGGGGTTCTGGGCAAATGCTGTTCCTTAAATCTTCTCTCGCTACTTTGAGGTTATAAGTATTGTTATCGATATTCAATACCCTATAGGATATTGACTTGATGGTGATCAGGGGAACGCCTGTCTGGCAGTCGAGTTCGAAGCCTGGATATCCACAAGACACCGGCCGATCTTGTCCATAGAAGGGATATTTTATATCTCCGAGATTGGCGCATCGAAATGGTTGGCTGCACGTTTCATACGCATCGGGTTGACAGATACAGACCTGGATTTGTGACAGTGCGAGGATTACAAAGATCCAGCAGAAGGATTCTTGGCTGAGTTTTGGGTTCATCATTTTCGCTGGTTTTTTGGTCGAAGGGAAGGGATCACGGCGAGAGTTTCACATCAGACAAAATTCGATAAAAAGATAGTTCGGTTGAATGCGTTGTTTGGTATAATAATGAAGTTGTCTTTAACGCTGTGTTGCCGAGAGTGGGAATTGACAAATACTGCCATTTTGCAGTAGTTTTCATAGAAACTTCtgtttggggaaaaaaaaggaGTGGCTGAGTCATTCAATGAAagcattatatattatttttaaatttgactGAAATTTCATAAAAGCTAGCAAAAGCAGAATTCTTGGTTTGGTCAAAATCCACCACCTTGCAATCAGGTTGCTTTCTTGTTCTTGTTATTTTCTTAAATGCCATTTAGAGACTCGATGTTTTTCCTATTCAGACTGGAAAGAAGGAAAAAGCCATTCTACAATTAATGGAAGTCAATGGGATTAATAGTGTTCATACTGTAAGATCACTTATTAACTTGGAATTCGTTGATATTTaacaacatacatattatttggAAAGATGAATCGCCTGAGAATTATGTGATTTTTAACAGAGAATTTCTGAAGTTTGCTCTCCCCAGGGATATTGGTATTCACGTTAAGAAACAGAGCAACTATATAATTTATCAGAGATTAATCAAGGTTGTTAGGTAGAAAGCCAACCTTCGAGACCAAAAGGAACTAACTTCCAAATTCAAGAAGGAGAGGGTACGTTATGATGTGGGAACTATGCAGTTGCATGGACGTCGAGCACCTAAAGGACCACCGTCCTCGTGTGCAAAAGGCAGGGAACAAAGCAACAAGCCAACAAACACGTATCAGTCTACCAGATCAGCGGGAGGTCCATGTAACCCACCACAAAACACGGTGTTGGTTGCGGGGTTCACACAGACCTAGCTCGGGTTGCTGTTGAACCATGATTACACGCATGACCAGAGTCCCATGGTTGATCCATGGATGGTTCATGTATGAGCAAAATttggcaacgaagcacttccgTAAGATGACTCACAAATAAAATGCTCAACTCAAGCTTGCTTTCAAAAGTTAATCCTCCATATGAGCTTGCACTTGAACACAAAATCTTTTGAAGCTTGATTTTAGCCCAACCTAACAGTAGGAACATACTTCCATGAGTTTGTGGCTCAAACAATCCCACTCCACCAATTGCTTCAACAACTTAATGTACTTGAACTCGTTGACTTTGATTTGATACTGATTTTGAGATAGGATCGTTTGTCACGCGGCGATGTACACATCCATGTATGATGAACTCAAATAAATTTTTCCAAAACAATTAATAAGCCATTGGCACTCGTTGATTCTTACCACAATTCTTATGGACTGAtaacacaaacaaaaaaaattaaagatttcatACAGATAGATCAAGTTGTTAGATGACTGACAAGGCCATGCTGTTTGATCTCCAAAGCCTCTGAACAAATCTTCCCCATCATACGATAGAAAGACAAGAGATCAAATAGCTGCTCCATGGACATTTTCCCCATCAAATTTCTTGCCAAATTCTCCTTTTCTTCTCTCAAATTCAGTCTCTCCAAGTAGAAAGATCCATTCCTTATTGTTGCACCCATCTGCTTTAATCTTGCCTCTTGTTGCAGACTCAGAGCCGTATTCACctgcaaataaaaaatttcacagAAAAAGGTTAATCGTGTCAAAAATATGTCACAGAAACTACAAAGAAATATCACTCCAAGCTGTTTACGATGAGATTAGTCgtgtaaatatgtatataataaCAGCAATGTGATACCTCTAGAAACTCTGTTCCGGCCTTAAGGTCTGATTCTTTTATAGATTTCGTGCCATGGCCACATTTGCTCATGTTTCTTGCAACCGAAAAGCTTTTAACTATAATCTTTCTGTTGTTCTCCATTTCTCTGTCAAGCTTCAACGACTTTGGGAAGCTTGTCGAACTAATGAGTCTTTTCTGATAGGCAACGGCTGCTCTTACAAATTCCTGAAACAATTCAAAGAGCATATTTTCATTACTTTGAAGACACACAAATGGACTATACATAAAACAGAGTTATACACATGTTGAATTTGCATCAAATGGTCACCTTGTAGGCAAAAGGGCACCCGGGGTAATCAAATTCATCGGAATCCAGCCTCCTCATCCTCTCTGGATGAAACTGGATCCCCATTATGAACTTTCCCTCTCCAGGATTATAAGCATCCTGATCGTAAAACCCTTCGATCAAACCGTCTGGTGCAAATGCCATCGGCACAAATCTGGGAGCCAATTTCTTGACCCCTTGATGATGATAACTATTAACCAAAAGCGCCCTTTCCCCATCCTCAAAAGAATCACTAAACCATTGATCCAAAGGCGTATCCTCTACAATCGTAACCGGATGCCGATGCCCATCATAATTAGTATAATCCATGTGCACTGTCCTCTGCTTTTCTGGAACATTTTTTGTCAATTCTTTTCCAATATCTCGATAAAGGGTACCCTCACAAGCCACATTTAGGATTTGGGAACCTCTGCATATTCCCAAATAAGGGATGTTTCTTTCTAAGCAAAGTTTTGCCAGTCTTAGTTCAATAGAGTCCTTCTCTTTGTCTATGGCAGTGTCACTGGCATGCAACCTGCGAATTTCTTCTAATTCCTCTGCTGACAAATTCGAAGTTTCGGATTCGTAATGGGACGGATCAATGTCTTCCCCTTCGCAAAGAAGAACTCCATGAATCGGCTCGAAACTCTCTAGCAACATGTGAATTCCGGGTACCCGTGGAACTATAACCGGCACCGCACCATAATTTACAATCAGATCGAGATGATATTCACCTGCAATTCATTCGAAAAATTATTTCCAAAACACTCTATAAATCATGAACTTTTCCGAAAAAATTGGCAGATTAAtcctttttcaatcatatacctcaatttgtcaaattttcaacaaaaaaatctaATAAACATTACAAGAAAGATACTTCCCAGATCACGAAACTCATAAACACAGCACTGGCTTTGAAATTCATGTTCTTTTTTTAACCCTTTTGCATGAAATCTCGAAGTTGATGA
The genomic region above belongs to Primulina huaijiensis isolate GDHJ02 unplaced genomic scaffold, ASM1229523v2 scaffold36969, whole genome shotgun sequence and contains:
- the LOC140968425 gene encoding putative glutamine amidotransferase GAT1_2.1, whose translation is MDADLSVVLPRVLIVSRRCVRKNKFVDFVGEYHLDLIVNYGAVPVIVPRVPGIHMLLESFEPIHGVLLCEGEDIDPSHYESETSNLSAEELEEIRRLHASDTAIDKEKDSIELRLAKLCLERNIPYLGICRGSQILNVACEGTLYRDIGKELTKNVPEKQRTVHMDYTNYDGHRHPVTIVEDTPLDQWFSDSFEDGERALLVNSYHHQGVKKLAPRFVPMAFAPDGLIEGFYDQDAYNPGEGKFIMGIQFHPERMRRLDSDEFDYPGCPFAYKEFVRAAVAYQKRLISSTSFPKSLKLDREMENNRKIIVKSFSVARNMSKCGHGTKSIKESDLKAGTEFLEVNTALSLQQEARLKQMGATIRNGSFYLERLNLREEKENLARNLMGKMSMEQLFDLLSFYRMMGKICSEALEIKQHGLVSHLTT